One genomic region from Phragmites australis chromosome 1, lpPhrAust1.1, whole genome shotgun sequence encodes:
- the LOC133917451 gene encoding ras-related protein RABA1f-like isoform X1 yields the protein MAAAYRPEEEYDYLFKVVLIGDSGVGKSNLLSRFARDEFSLETRSTIGVEFATKTVRVDDKLVKAQIWDTAGQERYRAITSAYYRGAVGALVVYDVTRRVTFENAERWLRELRDHTDTNIVVMLVGNKADLRHLRAVPPEDARAFAEQHGTFSMETSALDATNVERAFAEVLRQIYHVVGRNALDIGDDPAAPPRGKTIDVGATKDEVSPVNAGGCCSA from the exons ATGGCGGCGGCATACCGGCCGGAGGAGGAGTACGATTACCTGTTCAAGGTGGTGCTGATCGGGGACAGCGGCGTGGGCAAGTCGAACCTGCTGTCGCGGTTCGCGAGGGACGAGTTCAGCCTCGAGACCAGGTCCACCATCGGCGTCGAGTTCGCCACCAAGACCGTCCGGGTCGACGACAAGCTCGTCAAGGCCCAGATCTGGGACACCGCCGGCCAAGAAAG GTACCGCGCCATCACGAGCGCGTACTACCGTGGCGCGGTGGGCGCGCTGGTGGTGTACGACGTGACCCGCCGCGTGACGTTCGAGAACGCGGAGCGGTGGCTGCGGGAGCTGCGGGACCACACGGACACCAACATCGTGGTCATGCTGGTGGGCAACAAGGCCGACCTGCGCCACCTCCGCGCCGTCCCGCCCGAGGACGCCAGGGCGTTCGCCGAGCAGCACGGCACCTTCTCCATGGAGACCTCCGCGCTGGACGCCACCAACGTGGAGCGCGCCTTCGCCGAGGTGCTCCGCCAGATCTACCACGTCGTGGGCAGGAACGCGCTCGACATCGGCGACGACCCGGCCGCGCCGCCCAGGGGGAAGACCATCGACGTCGGCGCCACCAAGGACGAGGTCTCGCCCGTGAACGCGGGCGGGTGCTGCTCGGCTTAA
- the LOC133917412 gene encoding probable E3 ubiquitin-protein ligase ZFP1 isoform X2 → MAFRNMVCPPQVIDLASERGQARGGNGDISDQGAQHAIRVVGNAMNICLSDIQSYSDVSMNHQHQPVHNSPPNIGVDSGFVFASTMYNPCMSSTSMNRYASHAQSFGSGNLPLPINLVPGSMDESGRNDNIGESGRGHIKRKNAAVAGSYHFLNGFASSSSSSHAPQNPTLRPWDPSFEPNVSPNVVPFNPSEYHSHSSWPSLEGSSIAGTNGFNSMSVHQESAQRGNYAFPTTQIGHSWMPQATNGIADGVPYVNATTNVLAGRFAHSGATEMVNGGFHEYQNGPSTVCRGPVPYFHQHAMHGMQAHNLLDHTQMQVPYQQCHNNGVLNGGVNYSGNRLHLGPRIPVLFTNSERTFGPPQHPFLTNPVNHRNIRILPPEHGTIMDFSRLYEVSNVVDEHRDMRLDIDSMTYEELLALEEQIGDVNTGLKKSHIVDKLRTSLYVPGTSSMADQSSKSSMENDACIICQEEYQVKDCIGTLDCGHRYHAECVKQWLTVKNLCPICKTTALSADRRNGE, encoded by the exons ATGGCATTTAGAAATATGGTATGCCCACCCCAAGTCATTGATCTTGCATCTGAGAGAGGGCAAGCTCGTGGAGGCAATGGTGACATATCCGATCAAGGTGCGCAACATGCTATCAGAGTTGTAGGAAATGCGATGAACATTTGTCTCTCCGACATTCAAAGTTACTCTGATGTGAGCATGAATCATCAGCATCAGCCTGTTCATAACTCACCACCAAATATAGGTGTTGATTCTGGTTTTGTCTTCGCATCAACTATGTACAATCCATGCATGTCATCAACATCTATGAACAGATATGCTTCTCATGCTCAGAGCTTTGGATCGGGGAATTTACCATTGCCTATAAACCTAGTCCCAGGAAGTATGGATGAGAGTGGCAGAAATGACAATATTGGTGAAAGTGGTAGAGGACACATTAAAAGGAAAAATGCCGCAGTTGCTGGAAGCTATCATTTTCTTAATGGATTTGCAAGTTCAAGCTCATCTTCTCATGCACCTCAGAATCCTACACTTAGGCCTTGGGATCCTTCTTTTGAACCAAATGTTTCACCTAATGTTGTACCGTTCAACCCATCAGAATATCACAGCCACAGCAGTTGGCCATCCTTAGAAGGATCTTCCATAGCTGGAACTAATGGGTTCAACTCAATGTCTGTGCACCAAGAATCAGCACAACGTGGCAACTATGCATTTCCAACAACTCAAATTGGCCATTCATGGATGCCCCAGGCTACAAATGGTATTGCTGATGGAGTTCCCTACGTCAATGCAACTACTAATGTTCTAG CAGGCAGATTTGCCCATTCAGGAGCCACCGAAATGGTAAATGGAGGCTTTCATGAATACCAGAATGGCCCTTCAACTGTTTGTCGAGGACCTGTACCTTATTTCCATCAGCATGCGATGCATGGCATGCAAGCTCAtaatctccttgatcatactcAAATGCAAGTCCCTTATCAACAATGCCACAATAACGGTGTCTTGAATGGTGGTGTTAATTATTCGGGGAACCGTCTCCACTTAGGTCCACGAATTCCAGTTCTCTTCACCAATTCTGAGCGTACGTTTGGGCCTCCACAGCATCCGTTCCTGACAAATCCAGTTAACCACCGGAACATAAGGATTCTGCCACCTGAG CATGGCACAATAATGGATTTTTCGAGATTGTATGAAGTGTCAAATGTTGTAGATGAGCATAGAGATATGCGGCTAGATATAGACAGCATGACGTATGAG GAGCTTTTAGCATTAGAAGAGCAGATTGGAGATGTCAATACTGGTCTGAAAAAAAGCCATATTGTAGATAAATTAAGGACTAGCTTATATGTGCCAGGAACATCCAGCATGGCTGATCAGTCATCTAAATCTTCTATGGAGAATGATGCTTGCATAATATGCCAG GAGGAGTACCAGGTTAAAGATTGCATTGGAACCCTTGATTGTGGCCACAGGTACCACGCAGAGTGCGTAAAGCAGTGGCTGACAGTAAAGAACTTATGCCCCATCTGCAAGACAACAGCATTGTCTGCCGATAGAAGAAATGGAGAATGA
- the LOC133917451 gene encoding uncharacterized protein LOC133917451 isoform X2: MAAAYRPEEEYDYLFKVVLIGDSGVGKSNLLSRFARDEFSLETRSTIGVEFATKTVRVDDKLVKAQIWDTAGQERGQQAEQLHPSPCCGTTTTSTSRTCPPEITTSLLWSVKECSTSFILTSVYRPSRDSQKPAFLSRDIKPPAGQKWLVLGDFNLTSTAPSRARTTVARWARWWCTT; this comes from the exons ATGGCGGCGGCATACCGGCCGGAGGAGGAGTACGATTACCTGTTCAAGGTGGTGCTGATCGGGGACAGCGGCGTGGGCAAGTCGAACCTGCTGTCGCGGTTCGCGAGGGACGAGTTCAGCCTCGAGACCAGGTCCACCATCGGCGTCGAGTTCGCCACCAAGACCGTCCGGGTCGACGACAAGCTCGTCAAGGCCCAGATCTGGGACACCGCCGGCCAAGAAAG GGGGCAACAGGCTGAACAGCTTCACCCATCGCCCTGCTGTGGGACGACAACTACATCGACGTCCAGAACGTGTCCACCGGAAATCACCACATCTCTGCTTTGGTCAGTCAAGGAATGCTCAACTTCCTTCATCCTGACATCGGTCTACAGACCATCTCGCGACAGCCAAAAGCCGGCCTTCTTAAGTCGCGACATTAAACCACCGGCAGGGCAGAAGTGGCTGGTTCTCGGGGACTTCAACCTTACCA GTACCGCGCCATCACGAGCGCGTACTACCGTGGCGCGGTGGGCGCGCTGGTGGTGTACGACGTGA
- the LOC133917412 gene encoding probable E3 ubiquitin-protein ligase ZFP1 isoform X1 has translation MAFRNMVCPPQVIDLASERGQARGGNGDISDQGAQHAIRVVGNAMNICLSDIQSYSDVSMNHQHQPVHNSPPNIGVDSGFVFASTMYNPCMSSTSMNRYASHAQSFGSGNLPLPINLVPGSMDESGRNDNIGESGRGHIKRKNAAVAGSYHFLNGFASSSSSSHAPQNPTLRPWDPSFEPNVSPNVVPFNPSEYHSHSSWPSLEGSSIAGTNGFNSMSVHQESAQRGNYAFPTTQIGHSWMPQATNGIADGVPYVNATTNVLAGRFAHSGATEMVNGGFHEYQNGPSTVCRGPVPYFHQHAMHGMQAHNLLDHTQMQVPYQQCHNNGVLNGGVNYSGNRLHLGPRIPVLFTNSERTFGPPQHPFLTNPVNHRNIRILPPEQHGTIMDFSRLYEVSNVVDEHRDMRLDIDSMTYEELLALEEQIGDVNTGLKKSHIVDKLRTSLYVPGTSSMADQSSKSSMENDACIICQEEYQVKDCIGTLDCGHRYHAECVKQWLTVKNLCPICKTTALSADRRNGE, from the exons ATGGCATTTAGAAATATGGTATGCCCACCCCAAGTCATTGATCTTGCATCTGAGAGAGGGCAAGCTCGTGGAGGCAATGGTGACATATCCGATCAAGGTGCGCAACATGCTATCAGAGTTGTAGGAAATGCGATGAACATTTGTCTCTCCGACATTCAAAGTTACTCTGATGTGAGCATGAATCATCAGCATCAGCCTGTTCATAACTCACCACCAAATATAGGTGTTGATTCTGGTTTTGTCTTCGCATCAACTATGTACAATCCATGCATGTCATCAACATCTATGAACAGATATGCTTCTCATGCTCAGAGCTTTGGATCGGGGAATTTACCATTGCCTATAAACCTAGTCCCAGGAAGTATGGATGAGAGTGGCAGAAATGACAATATTGGTGAAAGTGGTAGAGGACACATTAAAAGGAAAAATGCCGCAGTTGCTGGAAGCTATCATTTTCTTAATGGATTTGCAAGTTCAAGCTCATCTTCTCATGCACCTCAGAATCCTACACTTAGGCCTTGGGATCCTTCTTTTGAACCAAATGTTTCACCTAATGTTGTACCGTTCAACCCATCAGAATATCACAGCCACAGCAGTTGGCCATCCTTAGAAGGATCTTCCATAGCTGGAACTAATGGGTTCAACTCAATGTCTGTGCACCAAGAATCAGCACAACGTGGCAACTATGCATTTCCAACAACTCAAATTGGCCATTCATGGATGCCCCAGGCTACAAATGGTATTGCTGATGGAGTTCCCTACGTCAATGCAACTACTAATGTTCTAG CAGGCAGATTTGCCCATTCAGGAGCCACCGAAATGGTAAATGGAGGCTTTCATGAATACCAGAATGGCCCTTCAACTGTTTGTCGAGGACCTGTACCTTATTTCCATCAGCATGCGATGCATGGCATGCAAGCTCAtaatctccttgatcatactcAAATGCAAGTCCCTTATCAACAATGCCACAATAACGGTGTCTTGAATGGTGGTGTTAATTATTCGGGGAACCGTCTCCACTTAGGTCCACGAATTCCAGTTCTCTTCACCAATTCTGAGCGTACGTTTGGGCCTCCACAGCATCCGTTCCTGACAAATCCAGTTAACCACCGGAACATAAGGATTCTGCCACCTGAG CAGCATGGCACAATAATGGATTTTTCGAGATTGTATGAAGTGTCAAATGTTGTAGATGAGCATAGAGATATGCGGCTAGATATAGACAGCATGACGTATGAG GAGCTTTTAGCATTAGAAGAGCAGATTGGAGATGTCAATACTGGTCTGAAAAAAAGCCATATTGTAGATAAATTAAGGACTAGCTTATATGTGCCAGGAACATCCAGCATGGCTGATCAGTCATCTAAATCTTCTATGGAGAATGATGCTTGCATAATATGCCAG GAGGAGTACCAGGTTAAAGATTGCATTGGAACCCTTGATTGTGGCCACAGGTACCACGCAGAGTGCGTAAAGCAGTGGCTGACAGTAAAGAACTTATGCCCCATCTGCAAGACAACAGCATTGTCTGCCGATAGAAGAAATGGAGAATGA
- the LOC133917412 gene encoding probable E3 ubiquitin-protein ligase ZFP1 isoform X3 — translation MAFRNMVCPPQVIDLASERGQARGGNGDISDQGAQHAIRVVGNAMNICLSDIQSYSDVSMNHQHQPVHNSPPNIGVDSGFVFASTMYNPCMSSTSMNRYASHAQSFGSGNLPLPINLVPGSMDESGRNDNIGESGRGHIKRKNAAVAGSYHFLNGFASSSSSSHAPQNPTLRPWDPSFEPNVSPNVVPFNPSEYHSHSSWPSLEGSSIAGTNGFNSMSVHQESAQRGNYAFPTTQIGHSWMPQATNGIADGVPYVNATTNVLGRFAHSGATEMVNGGFHEYQNGPSTVCRGPVPYFHQHAMHGMQAHNLLDHTQMQVPYQQCHNNGVLNGGVNYSGNRLHLGPRIPVLFTNSERTFGPPQHPFLTNPVNHRNIRILPPEQHGTIMDFSRLYEVSNVVDEHRDMRLDIDSMTYEELLALEEQIGDVNTGLKKSHIVDKLRTSLYVPGTSSMADQSSKSSMENDACIICQEEYQVKDCIGTLDCGHRYHAECVKQWLTVKNLCPICKTTALSADRRNGE, via the exons ATGGCATTTAGAAATATGGTATGCCCACCCCAAGTCATTGATCTTGCATCTGAGAGAGGGCAAGCTCGTGGAGGCAATGGTGACATATCCGATCAAGGTGCGCAACATGCTATCAGAGTTGTAGGAAATGCGATGAACATTTGTCTCTCCGACATTCAAAGTTACTCTGATGTGAGCATGAATCATCAGCATCAGCCTGTTCATAACTCACCACCAAATATAGGTGTTGATTCTGGTTTTGTCTTCGCATCAACTATGTACAATCCATGCATGTCATCAACATCTATGAACAGATATGCTTCTCATGCTCAGAGCTTTGGATCGGGGAATTTACCATTGCCTATAAACCTAGTCCCAGGAAGTATGGATGAGAGTGGCAGAAATGACAATATTGGTGAAAGTGGTAGAGGACACATTAAAAGGAAAAATGCCGCAGTTGCTGGAAGCTATCATTTTCTTAATGGATTTGCAAGTTCAAGCTCATCTTCTCATGCACCTCAGAATCCTACACTTAGGCCTTGGGATCCTTCTTTTGAACCAAATGTTTCACCTAATGTTGTACCGTTCAACCCATCAGAATATCACAGCCACAGCAGTTGGCCATCCTTAGAAGGATCTTCCATAGCTGGAACTAATGGGTTCAACTCAATGTCTGTGCACCAAGAATCAGCACAACGTGGCAACTATGCATTTCCAACAACTCAAATTGGCCATTCATGGATGCCCCAGGCTACAAATGGTATTGCTGATGGAGTTCCCTACGTCAATGCAACTACTAATGTTCTAG GCAGATTTGCCCATTCAGGAGCCACCGAAATGGTAAATGGAGGCTTTCATGAATACCAGAATGGCCCTTCAACTGTTTGTCGAGGACCTGTACCTTATTTCCATCAGCATGCGATGCATGGCATGCAAGCTCAtaatctccttgatcatactcAAATGCAAGTCCCTTATCAACAATGCCACAATAACGGTGTCTTGAATGGTGGTGTTAATTATTCGGGGAACCGTCTCCACTTAGGTCCACGAATTCCAGTTCTCTTCACCAATTCTGAGCGTACGTTTGGGCCTCCACAGCATCCGTTCCTGACAAATCCAGTTAACCACCGGAACATAAGGATTCTGCCACCTGAG CAGCATGGCACAATAATGGATTTTTCGAGATTGTATGAAGTGTCAAATGTTGTAGATGAGCATAGAGATATGCGGCTAGATATAGACAGCATGACGTATGAG GAGCTTTTAGCATTAGAAGAGCAGATTGGAGATGTCAATACTGGTCTGAAAAAAAGCCATATTGTAGATAAATTAAGGACTAGCTTATATGTGCCAGGAACATCCAGCATGGCTGATCAGTCATCTAAATCTTCTATGGAGAATGATGCTTGCATAATATGCCAG GAGGAGTACCAGGTTAAAGATTGCATTGGAACCCTTGATTGTGGCCACAGGTACCACGCAGAGTGCGTAAAGCAGTGGCTGACAGTAAAGAACTTATGCCCCATCTGCAAGACAACAGCATTGTCTGCCGATAGAAGAAATGGAGAATGA
- the LOC133917412 gene encoding probable E3 ubiquitin-protein ligase ZFP1 isoform X4, with protein MAFRNMVCPPQVIDLASERGQARGGNGDISDQGAQHAIRVVGNAMNICLSDIQSYSDVSMNHQHQPVHNSPPNIGVDSGFVFASTMYNPCMSSTSMNRYASHAQSFGSGNLPLPINLVPGSMDESGRNDNIGESGRGHIKRKNAAVAGSYHFLNGFASSSSSSHAPQNPTLRPWDPSFEPNVSPNVVPFNPSEYHSHSSWPSLEGSSIAGTNGFNSMSVHQESAQRGNYAFPTTQIGHSWMPQATNGIADGVPYVNATTNVLGRFAHSGATEMVNGGFHEYQNGPSTVCRGPVPYFHQHAMHGMQAHNLLDHTQMQVPYQQCHNNGVLNGGVNYSGNRLHLGPRIPVLFTNSERTFGPPQHPFLTNPVNHRNIRILPPEHGTIMDFSRLYEVSNVVDEHRDMRLDIDSMTYEELLALEEQIGDVNTGLKKSHIVDKLRTSLYVPGTSSMADQSSKSSMENDACIICQEEYQVKDCIGTLDCGHRYHAECVKQWLTVKNLCPICKTTALSADRRNGE; from the exons ATGGCATTTAGAAATATGGTATGCCCACCCCAAGTCATTGATCTTGCATCTGAGAGAGGGCAAGCTCGTGGAGGCAATGGTGACATATCCGATCAAGGTGCGCAACATGCTATCAGAGTTGTAGGAAATGCGATGAACATTTGTCTCTCCGACATTCAAAGTTACTCTGATGTGAGCATGAATCATCAGCATCAGCCTGTTCATAACTCACCACCAAATATAGGTGTTGATTCTGGTTTTGTCTTCGCATCAACTATGTACAATCCATGCATGTCATCAACATCTATGAACAGATATGCTTCTCATGCTCAGAGCTTTGGATCGGGGAATTTACCATTGCCTATAAACCTAGTCCCAGGAAGTATGGATGAGAGTGGCAGAAATGACAATATTGGTGAAAGTGGTAGAGGACACATTAAAAGGAAAAATGCCGCAGTTGCTGGAAGCTATCATTTTCTTAATGGATTTGCAAGTTCAAGCTCATCTTCTCATGCACCTCAGAATCCTACACTTAGGCCTTGGGATCCTTCTTTTGAACCAAATGTTTCACCTAATGTTGTACCGTTCAACCCATCAGAATATCACAGCCACAGCAGTTGGCCATCCTTAGAAGGATCTTCCATAGCTGGAACTAATGGGTTCAACTCAATGTCTGTGCACCAAGAATCAGCACAACGTGGCAACTATGCATTTCCAACAACTCAAATTGGCCATTCATGGATGCCCCAGGCTACAAATGGTATTGCTGATGGAGTTCCCTACGTCAATGCAACTACTAATGTTCTAG GCAGATTTGCCCATTCAGGAGCCACCGAAATGGTAAATGGAGGCTTTCATGAATACCAGAATGGCCCTTCAACTGTTTGTCGAGGACCTGTACCTTATTTCCATCAGCATGCGATGCATGGCATGCAAGCTCAtaatctccttgatcatactcAAATGCAAGTCCCTTATCAACAATGCCACAATAACGGTGTCTTGAATGGTGGTGTTAATTATTCGGGGAACCGTCTCCACTTAGGTCCACGAATTCCAGTTCTCTTCACCAATTCTGAGCGTACGTTTGGGCCTCCACAGCATCCGTTCCTGACAAATCCAGTTAACCACCGGAACATAAGGATTCTGCCACCTGAG CATGGCACAATAATGGATTTTTCGAGATTGTATGAAGTGTCAAATGTTGTAGATGAGCATAGAGATATGCGGCTAGATATAGACAGCATGACGTATGAG GAGCTTTTAGCATTAGAAGAGCAGATTGGAGATGTCAATACTGGTCTGAAAAAAAGCCATATTGTAGATAAATTAAGGACTAGCTTATATGTGCCAGGAACATCCAGCATGGCTGATCAGTCATCTAAATCTTCTATGGAGAATGATGCTTGCATAATATGCCAG GAGGAGTACCAGGTTAAAGATTGCATTGGAACCCTTGATTGTGGCCACAGGTACCACGCAGAGTGCGTAAAGCAGTGGCTGACAGTAAAGAACTTATGCCCCATCTGCAAGACAACAGCATTGTCTGCCGATAGAAGAAATGGAGAATGA